A single genomic interval of Festucalex cinctus isolate MCC-2025b chromosome 16, RoL_Fcin_1.0, whole genome shotgun sequence harbors:
- the tcp11l2 gene encoding T-complex protein 11-like protein 2: MPLNDERPSSASSGDEQGSDGESSPGRCRSTTSASDTDSSRESFTSDGSSKHCSPSSSPPKTLTLDEVMCSARDLSNLSLFHEIVVNRDFQLEPHTLPEDSLWKLVRDNVHKAFWDILESELNDDPPEYQQAIKLLEEIREILLSFLNPGANRMRTQILEVLDMDLIRQQVDNDAVDIAGLASYVISAMGKLCAPIRDDEIKKLRESTDNTVTLFREIFRVLDLMKADFVNLTIDNLRPVMQKQSVEYERATFQSILDKTPGALNNTTAWIKMTFEELLSTMPSNQGKRQPRLPGPFQVLNVAFLHILLWDYSKHPLPETWMTDEGRLREVQVQLKRWQAVNEVLLIVYSMVGGPVQGVAALSERLKRMTAVLLDHNPTFSLQEALVGVSAQICSELNKSLAERGYPVLSPALQATLAGQIASIGHEDNPIRTLVEERVQRYFTALICDPKPQARLEETPAGLTAIHSELAALAAKFLSLVNYNKAVYGPFYADIIRKMMFANSPPSPPPPPPPSSPPQDAVASE; encoded by the exons ATGCCCCTGAACGACGAGCGTCCGTCCTCCGCCTCCAGCGGCGACGAGCAGGGCAGCGACGGCGAGTCGTCGCCGGGGCGCTGCCGCAGCACCACCTCAGCCAGCGACACCGACAGCTCGCGCGAGAGCTTCACCAGCGACGGGTCCAGCAAACACTGCTCGCCTTCCT CAAGTCCTCCCAAGACGCTGACCTTGGATGAGGTCATGTGTTCCGCCAGGGACCTCTCCAACCTCAGCTTGTTCCACGAGATAGTTGTCAACCGCGACTTCCAGCTGGAGCCGCACACCCTGCCCGAGGACAG TTTATGGAAGCTGGTCCGCGACAACGTCCACAAGGCATTCTGGGACATCCTGGAGTCTGAGCTGAACGACGACCCGCCCGAGTACCAGCAAGCCATCAAACTGCTTGAGGAAATCCGAGAG ATTTTGCTGTCCTTCCTCAACCCCGGCGCCAACCGCATGCGCACGCAAATCCTGGAGGTGCTGGACATGGACCTGATCAGGCAGCAGGTGGACAATGACGCGGTGGACATCGCCGGCCTGGCATCGTACGTCATCAGCGCCATGGGAAAGCTGTGCGCGCCCATCCGCGACGACGAGATCAAGAAGCTGAGGGAGAGCACCGACAACACCGTCACGCTCTTCAG GGAGATCTTCCGCGTGCTGGACCTGATGAAGGCCGACTTTGTCAACCTGACCATCGACAACCTGCGGCCCGTCATGCAGAAGCAGAGCGTGGAGTATGAGAGGGCCACGTTCCAAAGCATCCTGGACAAGACGCCCG GTGCTTTGAACAACACCACCGCTTGGATCAAAATGACTTTTGAGGAGCTGCTGTCCACCATGCCTAGCAACCAGGGGAAACGACAGCCGCGTTTACCTGGACCCTTCCAAGTACTCAATGTGGCCTTCTTACACATACTTCTGTGGGACTACTCCAAGCACCCGCTCCCGGAA ACGTGGATGACGGACGAGGGGCGTCTGCGGGAAGTGCAGGTGCAGCTGAAGCGCTGGCAGGCGGTCAACGAGGTTCTCCTCATTGTCTACAGCATGGTGGGTGGGCCTGTGCAGGGCGTGGCCGCCCTGTCCGAGCGCCTCAAGAGGATGACCGCCGTGCTGCTCGACCACAACCC gaCTTTTAGCCTGCAGGAGGCGCTAGTGGGCGTGAGCGCTCAGATCTGCAGCGAGCTGAACAAGTCTCTAGCGGAGAGGGGCTACCCCGTACTGAGCCCCGCGCTGCAGGCCACCCTTGCAGGCCAGATCGCCAGCATCGGCCACGAGGACAACCCCATCCGGACTCTCGTCG AGGAGCGCGTGCAGCGCTACTTCACGGCGCTCATCTGCGATCCCAAACCTCAAGCCCGACTAGAAGAAACGCCCGCAGGCCTCACCGCCATCCACTCGGAGTTGGCGGCGTTGGCCGCCAAGTTCCTCTCCCTGGTCAACTACAACAAGGCCGTTTATGGACCGTTCTATGCCGACATCATCAGGAAGATGATGTTCGCCAACAGCCCACcgtcgccaccgccgccaccgccgccatctTCCCCGCCGCAGGACGCCGTCGCCTCTGAATGA